In Acidovorax sp. GBBC 1281, a single window of DNA contains:
- a CDS encoding PAS domain S-box protein has product MHTVPGPAAAGPADPLGSRPDARAIAEFDWSLTPLGPVAYWPQSVQAAIAQWSEAAAPSAPLPDTDIRNRQILDSAIDYAIIAFDLQGQVTRWNEGARRVLGWTESEMLGHDAARIFTPEDRAAHRMEMEMQAALTRGVGTDERWHVRKSGERFWANGEMTPIRDGDGTPIGFVKVLRDRTEQHRAAEALRQSEERLHRAQKAGGVGTFSLELATDLLYGTREFYRIFGVPEAETIPAKALEALVIPEDAEVRSARETRNAESAPLDVEYRIRRATDGALRWIARKAEFVRSPDGAIVRMVGVVQDITDRKAALQAVADSAAEFRTFAQSLPSHVWTSRSDGQLDWFNDRVYEYSQAEPGTLDGDGWTGLVHPEDLPAVSQLWQASVASGEQYETEFRIRRADGEMRWHLVRALPLRTGGGAISRWIGTSTDIHEQKLVQAESVRDRNRLWALSRELMLVCDFQGVIAAVNPAATRLLGWEKPQMAGHAVAEFIHPEDAEGMAAELAKLEAGAPTLVFENRWRKEDGSYRLLSWTAVPEEGLVHAVARDVTRERTAEEALRQSQKLEAIGQLTGGVAHDFNNVLAVIRTSIDLLRRVQLTDERRHRFMESISNAVTRATKLTGQLLAFARRQALQPTVFDAGHNTRAVSDMIASLAGARIEIELNLAETACFVHADPSQFDTALVNLAVNARDAMQGSGKLTIEVRAVSEIPALQSQPAVPGKFVAVSIIDSGTGIAPEHLTQIFEPFFTTKGVGHGTGLGLSQVFGFAKQSGGDIRVESTLGEGSRFTLYLPRAARPGYDAQAAEGDDRLALGNGGCVLVVEDNAEVSASVEQTLHELGYTTVVTASGEKALEALKAGPGRFVAVFSDVVMTGMSGIELGREIRQRYGAALPIVLSSGYSYVLAQSPDHGFTLLPKPYSLDELAQVLHDSIHRGADAARPRRRKVRAALPPSAAADAAQSELLRQAELESMRILDTDEEAAFDEFARLAAALCQTPIALVSLVDADRQWFKAKVGLAARQTPRAHSFCAHAIQVPESVMIVSDTSRDERFADNPLVTGEPNIKFYAGAPLITSTGQALGTLCVIDRVPRELEARQVEMLQFLAAQLVERLESRRAALPDAPARPSPPQ; this is encoded by the coding sequence ATGCACACCGTCCCCGGCCCAGCGGCCGCCGGCCCTGCCGATCCCCTGGGTAGCCGCCCCGACGCGCGAGCGATCGCCGAGTTCGATTGGTCCCTGACCCCCCTGGGGCCCGTAGCGTACTGGCCGCAGTCCGTGCAGGCCGCGATCGCGCAGTGGAGCGAGGCCGCCGCGCCATCGGCACCCTTGCCGGATACCGACATCCGCAACCGCCAGATCCTGGACAGCGCCATCGACTACGCGATCATCGCTTTCGACCTGCAGGGCCAGGTCACGCGGTGGAACGAAGGTGCCCGCCGCGTGCTCGGCTGGACGGAATCCGAAATGCTGGGCCACGACGCCGCCCGGATCTTCACCCCCGAAGACCGCGCCGCGCACCGCATGGAGATGGAGATGCAGGCCGCGCTCACGCGGGGCGTGGGCACCGACGAGCGCTGGCATGTGCGCAAATCCGGCGAGCGCTTCTGGGCCAACGGCGAGATGACGCCGATCCGCGATGGTGACGGCACGCCGATCGGCTTCGTGAAGGTGTTGCGCGACCGCACTGAACAGCACCGCGCCGCTGAGGCGCTGCGCCAGTCCGAAGAACGCCTGCACCGCGCGCAGAAGGCGGGCGGCGTGGGCACGTTCTCCCTCGAACTGGCCACCGACCTGCTGTACGGCACGCGCGAGTTCTATCGCATCTTCGGTGTGCCCGAGGCCGAGACCATTCCCGCCAAGGCGCTGGAGGCGCTGGTGATCCCCGAGGACGCCGAGGTGCGTTCCGCCCGCGAAACCCGCAACGCCGAATCGGCCCCGCTGGATGTGGAGTACCGCATCCGCCGCGCCACCGATGGCGCCCTGCGCTGGATTGCCCGCAAGGCCGAATTCGTGCGCAGCCCGGACGGTGCGATCGTTCGCATGGTGGGCGTAGTGCAGGACATCACCGACCGCAAGGCGGCGCTGCAGGCGGTGGCCGACAGCGCGGCGGAGTTCCGCACCTTCGCCCAGTCGCTGCCCAGCCACGTGTGGACCTCCCGGAGCGATGGCCAGCTGGACTGGTTCAACGACCGGGTGTACGAATACAGCCAGGCCGAACCGGGCACGCTGGATGGCGACGGATGGACGGGCCTCGTGCACCCCGAAGACCTGCCGGCGGTGTCCCAACTCTGGCAGGCGAGCGTTGCCTCCGGCGAGCAGTATGAAACCGAATTCCGCATCCGCCGCGCGGACGGCGAGATGCGCTGGCACCTGGTGCGGGCGCTGCCCCTGCGCACGGGAGGCGGGGCCATCAGCCGGTGGATCGGCACCAGCACCGACATCCACGAGCAAAAGCTCGTGCAGGCCGAAAGCGTGCGCGACCGCAACCGCCTGTGGGCGCTTTCGCGCGAACTCATGCTGGTGTGCGACTTCCAGGGCGTGATCGCTGCGGTCAATCCCGCCGCCACGCGCCTTCTGGGATGGGAAAAGCCCCAGATGGCCGGCCACGCCGTGGCGGAATTCATCCACCCCGAAGATGCCGAGGGCATGGCCGCCGAACTGGCCAAGCTGGAGGCCGGCGCGCCCACGCTGGTGTTCGAGAACCGCTGGCGCAAGGAAGACGGCAGCTACCGCCTGCTGAGCTGGACCGCCGTGCCCGAGGAGGGCCTGGTCCATGCGGTGGCGCGCGATGTGACGCGCGAGCGCACGGCCGAAGAGGCGCTGCGCCAGTCGCAAAAGCTCGAAGCCATCGGCCAGCTCACCGGCGGGGTTGCGCACGATTTCAACAACGTGCTGGCGGTCATCCGCACGTCGATCGACCTGCTGCGGCGCGTGCAGCTCACCGACGAGCGGCGCCACCGCTTCATGGAGTCCATCTCCAACGCGGTGACGCGGGCCACCAAGCTCACTGGCCAGTTGCTGGCCTTCGCGCGGCGCCAGGCCCTGCAGCCGACGGTGTTCGATGCCGGGCACAACACCCGGGCGGTCAGCGACATGATCGCCAGCCTGGCGGGCGCGCGCATCGAGATCGAACTGAATCTGGCGGAGACGGCCTGCTTCGTGCACGCCGACCCGAGCCAGTTCGACACCGCCCTGGTGAACCTGGCCGTCAATGCCCGCGACGCCATGCAGGGCAGCGGAAAGCTCACCATCGAGGTGCGGGCCGTCTCCGAGATTCCCGCGCTGCAGTCGCAGCCCGCGGTGCCGGGCAAATTCGTGGCCGTGTCCATCATCGACAGCGGCACGGGCATCGCGCCCGAGCACCTCACGCAGATCTTCGAGCCCTTTTTCACCACCAAGGGCGTAGGCCACGGCACGGGGCTGGGCCTGTCGCAGGTGTTCGGCTTCGCCAAGCAGTCCGGCGGCGACATCCGTGTGGAAAGCACGCTGGGTGAGGGCAGTCGTTTCACCCTGTACCTGCCGCGCGCCGCGCGCCCCGGTTACGACGCGCAGGCCGCCGAGGGCGACGACCGGCTGGCCCTGGGCAACGGTGGCTGCGTGCTGGTGGTGGAGGACAACGCGGAAGTCTCGGCATCCGTCGAGCAGACCCTGCATGAACTGGGCTACACCACCGTGGTCACGGCCAGCGGCGAGAAGGCGCTGGAGGCCTTGAAGGCCGGTCCGGGCCGATTCGTGGCGGTGTTCTCCGACGTGGTCATGACCGGCATGAGCGGCATCGAACTGGGCCGCGAGATCCGCCAGCGCTACGGCGCGGCCCTGCCCATCGTGCTGTCCAGCGGCTACAGCTACGTGCTGGCGCAAAGCCCCGACCACGGCTTCACGCTGCTGCCCAAGCCCTACTCGCTGGACGAACTGGCCCAGGTGCTGCACGACAGCATCCACCGCGGTGCGGACGCCGCGCGGCCGCGCCGCCGCAAGGTGCGCGCGGCACTGCCCCCGTCGGCCGCGGCGGATGCGGCGCAGTCGGAACTGCTGCGCCAGGCCGAACTGGAATCCATGCGCATCCTGGACACCGACGAGGAAGCGGCCTTCGACGAGTTCGCCCGGCTGGCGGCGGCCCTGTGCCAGACGCCCATCGCGCTCGTTTCGCTGGTGGATGCCGACCGGCAGTGGTTCAAGGCCAAGGTGGGGCTGGCAGCGCGGCAGACGCCCCGCGCGCATTCCTTCTGCGCCCACGCGATCCAGGTGCCGGAAAGCGTGATGATCGTGAGCGATACCTCGCGGGACGAACGCTTTGCCGACAACCCGCTGGTGAC